One Cheilinus undulatus linkage group 22, ASM1832078v1, whole genome shotgun sequence DNA window includes the following coding sequences:
- the LOC121504318 gene encoding chymotrypsinogen B-like, whose amino-acid sequence MPKSGHMPWMAVISVDGDPCCFGSLISPDFVLTDGHCGFGPESNVRISLGNMVTGVHGDNCQEMRSVEYFKCKGPTAKSYLTKDGICLLKLSSPVTFTENVSPICLPESSEWPFPTGMPSYLTTGTSPGDLLKVPIVGYNQCKCSYPALNQYQICAGQGYGPPRLNRCLDNLGAGVVTRIDGRMTLVGVVSVDQSCTDHGNLRPFTAVAPFYSFIQGVACDVPPVFVPFHPTGFDPDTNFICSAPRHPEPGPPVGGKEGFEDIFTDGQWRFHWRRGGILPRDSPQREDRP is encoded by the exons ATGCCAAAGTCAGGGCACATGCCCTGGATGGCTGTCATTTCTGTCGATGGGGACCCCTGCTGCTTCGGGTCTCTTATTAGCCCCGACTTTGTGCTGACAGACGGTCACTGTGGATTTGG ACCTGAGAGTAACGTACGGATCTCTCTGGGAAACATGGTGACTGGAGTTCATGGAGACAACTGCCAAGAGATGAGGAGTGTGGAATACTTCAAGTGCAAGGGGCCCACAGCCAAGTCATATCTAACCAAGGACGGCATTTGTCTTCTGAAGCTCTCAAGCCCGGTGACGTTCACAGAAAATGTCTCTCCCATCTGCTTACCTGAGAGCTCAGAATGGCCTTTCCCCACCGGGATGCCGAGCTACCTCACGACCG GAACATCTCCTGGAGACCTGTTGAAAGTGCCGATAGTCGGATACAACCAGTGTAAATGCTCCTACCCTGCACTCAACCAGTATCAGATCTGTGCTGGACAGGGATATGGACCACCAAGGCTTAACAGATGTCTG GACAATCTGGGGGCCGGCGTTGTGACCAGAATTGATGGCAGGATGACCCTGGTTGGTGTTGTGAGTGTGGATCAGAGCTGCACCGATCATGGAAATCTCAGACCGTTCACTGCCGTGGCCCCGTTCTACAGCTTCATCCAAGGAGTGGCCTGTGACGTCCCACCGGTCTTCGTTCCCTTCCACCCCACAGGATTTGACCCTGACACCAACTTCATCTGTTCAGCACCTCGTCATCCTGAGCCGGGACCACCAGTGGGTGGCAAGGAGGgttttgaggatatttttacTGATGGCCAGTGGAGGTTTCACTGGAGGCGAGGGGGCATCCTCCCCCGTGACTCTccacaaagagaggacagaccttaa